CGAAATCGGATCACTCCCCTTCCGCTAACCACAAGAAACTTCTCATTTTTGGTATGATGCCAGTGCTGACCTTTAGTGATACCCGGTTTGGAGATGTTTATCGATACCTGCCCTCTGTCGGGCGTTTTAAGAAACTCTGTAAACGAACCTCTGTTATCCACATTCATCTTCAGGGGATACGAGAATCCATCAACAGGCAAATAGCTAAGATATGTAGAATATAGCTTCTTTACGAGAGGATCAGACAGGTTGGGCAACTGCAGCGAGTTCCTGCTCTCCCTGAACGAGTAGATATGATCTACAATCTCACCCAAGGTAATACGATGCTCCACAGCCACTTTACAAAACTCTCCTTCTCTGTTGGGGTTACCCTCCAACGCAGATATAAGCTCATTAACCACATCATCGATATATACCAGAGTCATCATAACGCTCGGGTCGTTCACCTTAATTGGCAGATTATTAGCAATATTATTACAGAATGTTGCAACAGCACTATTATAGTTTGGTCGGCACCACTTCCCAAACACATTAGGGAAGCGATAAATCAGCACATCAGCACCGTTCTCCCTTCCATAATCAAACAGGAGATCCTCCCCGGCCTTTTTTGAGGCTCCGTAAGGATTATCCAGTTCTGCTTGAATAGATGATGCCAACATTATTGGACAACTGTTATTATGTTTCTTAAGACAATCCAGAAGCTTAGAAGTGAATCCGAAATTACCCTCCATGAATTCGCTCTGTTCCTTTGGACGATTCACACCGGCAAGATGGAATACAAAGTTAGCCTCTCTGCAGAAATCATCAAGAAGAGCAGGATCAGTCTCCATATCATACCTAAGCAAAGTATAATCAGGTCTTGAACTGCTCAGTTCTGCAACAAGATTCTTCCCTATGAAACCGTTCGCTCCGGTAATCAGTATATTCATAATTTATTGTTTAGGTTTTTATAATTCGTCATTGCTTTTACTATGTTGTTTAGAAGAGAATGAATTAGTAGAGCCGATAAACAATTTAGTAAAACATCGAATAATAAAAAATCACTACTATTTCTGCAAATCCTCCCTTATTTCCGGGAGCTTGAGGAGCAACTCTTTCATCTCCTCACTGTTCAGTCGATAAGTATTATGAGAATGATAGTCCTCCACATTAGAGACATCCTCCTGTCCCTCGATAAAGAACTTATCATAGTTCAGGTCACGATCATCAGCCGGCACTCTGAAATAGTTGCCCATATCCACCGATTTGGCCATCTCTTCGCGTGTAACAAGCGTTTCATACAGCTTCTCGCCGTGACGGGTACCAATTATCTTTATTTCATTATTCGCATTATAAAGCTCCAGAAGAGTATTAGCAAGAATTGATAGTGTAACCGCAGGAGCTTTCTGAACAAACAGATCTCCATTCTCACCATTTTTAAAGGCATAAAGCACAAGATCCACCGCATCCTGCAGCGTCATCATATAGCGGGTCATATTTGGATCAGTAATCGTGATAGGATTTCCAGATTTTATCTGCTCAACCCAAAGCGGAATAACCGAACCCCTGCTAGCCATCACATTACCATAACGCGTACAGCAGATAGTTGTGGTTGCATCCTTACCCAGAGAGCGTGCAATTGCAATTGCCACCTTCTCCATCATCGCTTTGCTTATTCCCATAGCGTTTATAGGGTAAGCAGCCTTATCAGTGCTAAGCACCACCACACGCTTAACTCCAAATTCGATAGCCGAATCAAGCACATTCTCTGTACCTATAACATTTGTTCTCACAGCCTGCATTGGAAAAAACTCGCACGATGGCACCTGCTTAAGAGCTGCAGCATGAAAAACATAATCAACACCACGCATTGCAGTGTCAACAGAGCGTTTATCACGTACATCCCCAATGTAAAACTTCACTTTTGCGTTCTGAATCCTGTGACGCATATCATCCTGTTTCTTTTCATCCCTGCTGAAGATACGAATCTCTCCTATATCCGTATCAAGAAACCTGTCCAGAACAGCATTACCAAAGGAACCTGTACCTCCGGTTATAAGAAGTGTTTTATTAGTGAATTCCGACATTTTGTTGTTTTATAAAATCTATAACTCTTTTTGATTGAAATATATTATTTTTATTCTTTAACACAAACTGTTTTGCACTCAATCCTTTATCTTTAAGCTCAGAAGCAGGAGTATCAACAAGCAGCTTTTTCAATACCTGACTGACACCTTGAGCCGACTCATCCTCAAGAAGATATACATAGTCGTGATACTCCTTTGGCATTCCCGGCAGATTAGTTGTTAAAACCGGAGTACCTGATACCATATACTCCATATTCTTAGATGGGAATGAGTATT
This portion of the Lascolabacillus massiliensis genome encodes:
- a CDS encoding capsular polysaccharide biosynthesis protein CapF, coding for MNILITGANGFIGKNLVAELSSSRPDYTLLRYDMETDPALLDDFCREANFVFHLAGVNRPKEQSEFMEGNFGFTSKLLDCLKKHNNSCPIMLASSIQAELDNPYGASKKAGEDLLFDYGRENGADVLIYRFPNVFGKWCRPNYNSAVATFCNNIANNLPIKVNDPSVMMTLVYIDDVVNELISALEGNPNREGEFCKVAVEHRITLGEIVDHIYSFRESRNSLQLPNLSDPLVKKLYSTYLSYLPVDGFSYPLKMNVDNRGSFTEFLKTPDRGQVSINISKPGITKGQHWHHTKNEKFLVVSGRGVIRFRKIGEEKVYEYFVSGDKLEVVDIPVGYTHNIENLGDEDMVTVMWVNEVFDAERPDTYFLPV
- a CDS encoding polysaccharide biosynthesis protein; the protein is MSEFTNKTLLITGGTGSFGNAVLDRFLDTDIGEIRIFSRDEKKQDDMRHRIQNAKVKFYIGDVRDKRSVDTAMRGVDYVFHAAALKQVPSCEFFPMQAVRTNVIGTENVLDSAIEFGVKRVVVLSTDKAAYPINAMGISKAMMEKVAIAIARSLGKDATTTICCTRYGNVMASRGSVIPLWVEQIKSGNPITITDPNMTRYMMTLQDAVDLVLYAFKNGENGDLFVQKAPAVTLSILANTLLELYNANNEIKIIGTRHGEKLYETLVTREEMAKSVDMGNYFRVPADDRDLNYDKFFIEGQEDVSNVEDYHSHNTYRLNSEEMKELLLKLPEIREDLQK